In Humulus lupulus chromosome 7, drHumLupu1.1, whole genome shotgun sequence, the following are encoded in one genomic region:
- the LOC133792203 gene encoding protein PHOSPHATE-INDUCED 1-like — MTCGILSSESDKTQEPLPFQYHNGSILFEKISISLIWYGNFKPSQRAIVSDFITSLTSPSSSEPNVDQPSVNTWCKTIKTYLRLANSNSKKPSSLSVSLGAEFIDETYYLGKTLTSKHIVRLASKGGQKDAINVVLIAADIADNKLRGNIKSSKFAYIWVGNSETQCLGQCAWPFHQPIYGPQAQPLIAPNNDMGLDGVIINLAGLLAGTATNLFGNGYFQGPKEAPLEAGLACPGTFGKGAYPGYADDLLVDPTTGASYNAHGGNGRKYLLPALFDPSTSTCSTLV; from the coding sequence ATGACATGTGGGATTCTTTCCAGTGAGTCCGACAAAACCCAGGAGCCACTTCCTTTCCAGTACCACAATGGCTCTATTCTCTTTGAAAAAATCTCCATTAGCCTGATATGGTATGGAAACTTCAAGCCATCCCAACGAGCCATTGTCTCCGACTTCATTACCTCCCTTACTTCTCCATCTTCTTCCGAACCCAACGTAGACCAACCATCAGTCAACACATGGTGTAAGACCATCAAAACCTACCTGCGCCTTGCCAACTCCAACTCCAAGAAACCTTCGTCCCTCTCCGTCTCACTAGGAGCCGAGTTCATCGATGAGACCTACTATCTCGGAAAAACGTTGACCAGTAAACACATTGTGCGCCTGGCCTCCAAGGGCGGTCAAAAGGACGCCATCAACGTTGTTTTGATTGCCGCTGACATTGCCGACAACAAATTGAGAGGAAATATAAAGAGCTCCAAGTTCGCTTACATCTGGGTCGGAAACTCGGAGACCCAGTGTCTAGGTCAATGCGCATGGCCATTCCACCAGCCCATTTACGGACCACAAGCACAGCCACTGATTGCTCCAAACAATGACATGGGTCTTGACGGAGTGATCATCAACCTGGCTGGCCTTTTGGCTGGAACCGCAACGAACCTGTTCGGAAATGGGTACTTCCAAGGGCCGAAGGAGGCTCCACTAGAGGCGGGTTTGGCTTGTCCCGGTACTTTTGGGAAGGGGGCCTACCCTGGATATGCCGATGATCTCTTGGTTGACCCCACGACTGGTGCCAGCTACAATGCTCATGGCGGTAATGGAAGGAAGTACTTGCTTCCGGCTCTGTTTGACCCTTCCACCTCCACTTGTTCTACCTTGGTTTGA